A segment of the Aureliella helgolandensis genome:
TTTCTCAAATCGTAAAATTCTTCCGGCACGCGGTGGCGAAAAAGATCGATGCGAGCTGCCAGGGTGGGATCGGTTTGAGCGGCCTGGTTCATCGCCGCCATGGTCTGCCCCTCGTTGTTGTTGCGGTACCAGTAGTCTCCATCACTAAACGGATTGTAGATGTAGCCGAACTGGTCATTTTGAACGCTGCGCATGGGCACGGCGGCACCGCCCGCTTTCGAATCGATCTGCGTGTAAACGTAGTCGCGTCCCTCCTGGGAGTTTCCTTGGAGCAGAGGGAGGAAGGATCGTCCGTCCAATCCGCTGGGCGCCTCGACTCCAGTAGCTTCCAGGATTGTTGGAAAGAAATCAACGACCGATACAAAGTGTTGGTCATCGCGAGTACCTGGCTTGATAGTGCTCGGCCAGCGCACCAGCAGTGGACTTCGCGAACTGTGGAACCATGCATTGCACTTCGCAAAGGGAACGGCGATTCCGTTGTCGGTAATGAACAAGACCAGTGTGTTCTCGGCCGCGCCCGCTTCCTGAAGCGCCTGCATCACTTTGCCGAAGGTATCGTCCAGCCGGCGGGTGGAGTTCAAATAGGTCGCTAGTTCAGCGCGGACTCCTGGCAGGTCGGGAAGGAACCCGGGCACGTCGACGTCCTCGGGGGCGTAGATTTGGGAGGGCATCGCGGCGCCCTTCGTGAGCTTGGCCGGATTGCAAAAGGGGCGATGTGGATCGTGGGAGTTGACCATGAAGTAGAACGGCTGCTGATGGGTCTGGCACTCTTTGAAAAACGCTTGGCTACGCTGGTAGTAAAGTTCGGGATTGCGTCCATTGCCAAGCTCCTGTTGGTCGAAGTGGTAGTCCCACTGCATTGATTTTTTGGGCGTGGAGTGTCCGACTTTCCCAAGGATTCCGGTGTAATATCCCGCCGCTTGCAAGGTGGTCACGATGTCCGGGACGTCCTCTCTGGCGGGCATGAAGCCCATGGCCCCGGAGCGATGGCTGTAACGGCCGGTGGCGATGACAGCGCGACAGGGTGCGCAGATGGCGACGTTCACATGGGCTCGATTGAACAGCAGACTTTCGGTGGCAAAGGCGTCGAGATTCGGCGTCAAATCGGCAGGTTTCCCGCCATAGACCCCCAGCGATTCGGCATGCAGATCATCGGCGGTGAACAGCAGGACGTTCGGTCTCTCTCCTGCCGAGACGCTCCCAAGAACGCAGGCGAACATAGCGGCAAAGTAGATTGATTTCACGTTGGTAGGTCTCCAAGGAACGGCGATGGGCGAAGCAATACGGATGGCTAGAGTCCTTCGGCAGCAGTCCAACGGAAATCGGAACACGACTGCCCATCCGCTGGCGTATTATCCGCTGACGCATTGTCCGTTGTCTATGGCTCCGGCAAAAGCCCCGAATTCCCAACTAAGAATTTGTGCAACCGTTCACGAACATCCTTATCCGTCAGGCAGCTTCAAGCGTTGCTTCAGGTTTGAGTTTAAGTCGCAGACAACCGTGAACTGTTACGAAGCACCCAGGCGGACGTTTTGACAGGAAGATGGGGGCAGGAAGATGAATTGCTCTGGCGATCTTCCTGCCAACATTTTCCTGCCAACAACACTCTCTGCTGCACCAGACTCACCCCAGCCAAACTCAACGGCGAGGAGTAATACCAAGCAAGCTCACCCATGCGAAGAATTTCATCCGTTCATTCGCGACCTTCCTCTCCCATCAGGCAGCCTCAGTCGTTGCTTCGGGTTTGAGTTTAAGTTTGAATCGCTGACAACCGTGAACGGTCACGAATTGGTTAGCAAGTCCCGCTCTTTTCCATTCGCTTACCCAGCCACACTTTCACCCGTTTTCACACAGTATGGGAGCTGCCAGAATCCATTTCGTGCTACGGTTCACTTGGGAGCGGAGCGTTTTCGTCCATCCAGAATTTCACGACTTGGGCTTCTTCGGAAATGACTCTTCCGTTGAGGGCGAGTGGGGGGGGAGCGTCTCGATTCAGAACTCTATCAAATTTGGGATCTTCTCCAATAATAGCAAACATCGCTTCATTTCCCTGTCCCTCTTAGACACCGATTCCTTGTTGCTGTCTACTGTGGACATCGAATACCAAGCGGCGCTCTACCGAGGCACTCTGAAGCCACGCCGCAACGAATGGCGTCAAGGAGTGGGGGGCGGGTTTGCATCCAGCCATGCCTGCAACGCGTGAAGTTCAGCTGTAATTGCTCGACCATTTTTTGCAATTTGGTTTCCTTTCAACTTCGTGATGAGCAACTCTCGAACAGCCGCATTGGTCGCTTGTGCATTGGGGGTGTTCTTTCCCGCCTCTAACAAAAATATGCATTCGTCAATCATATTCAAATATAGAGCTACTCCTGCCGCGGTTGCGCCATCCGCATCTACGATGTTGGGATCAACACCGGTCTCTAATATTTTGCCCATCATTTCAATCACTGGAGGTCCTGAAGCTCCAGAGCAATAGGCTATGTAAGCATGCAAAATTGTCCGTCCGAGAAACGGCGCGAGATGATTGGGGGTTCGAATATAGGGGAGGGAAGCTTCGAAGAATGGCATCCCATACCCACGGTGCTGCGCGCTATCCAGCGGTAGTGTGCTGTCCTTAAAGAAACCATAGAAATCCGTTTCGACATTCTCCGTAAAAACGATATCGGGTGATGCGCCTGCTTTCAGGAGTGTGGTAAACGCGACCAAATCGTTTTCGAAATACGCCCAGTGGAGAACGGTGATGCCAGATTTTCCCGTTTGATTGAGATCTCTTGGTTGCTTTAGTAGTCGATCCAATTCTAAATAGTCGCGACTCGAGATCGCAGCGCAGAGTTCAAGAGTCGCTGAGTCGTGAAACAAGTCTATCGGATTCCAGCTCGATTTAGCACGCATGGTTACAGCGGGCCGGCTGACAGTCAGTGCAATTTTCGGTCTTGCCAGGTGAAAAACCATTTGAAGTAGAACATAGGATACTGAAGCAGTGAAGCAGGACAGTACAAAGCCTCCTAGCATGCATCGAATTACACGGTTTGCAGGTGGAGACTTTCTTAGTGGTGCAGCAAGTTGTTTGGGTGAGGATCTGTTGGAAAGCTCTAGATGTTGTGTAAAATCATTGTCGTTCGAATCAGGCAAGACTTCACCGCGATGCAAAAGGAGCGTGATGTTAATCTTCCAAGATGCGGTTTATTCACGTGCACTGCGTTCCACTAGCCACTCCAGAACGCGTTGATGTTCTTCCGTGGGATGGTCAACCTGGCTGAGCAGCTGCAGCGTCGATTCTCCCAGGCGGTTACGAATATGCGGATCGGCTCCGGCGTCAACTAGCACTGGTATGAAGCGGGGGTTGTGTCGCGCGGCCAGATGGCAAGCGGTCATGCCAGCTAAGGTTTTTGCGTCAAGGTCGATGCCCGTCTTAATGATCTTTTGCAGCAAATGTGTTTGTTCCGGACGTGGATAGTAGAGGAAGCGATGAAGAATGTTGCGACCATGTAAGTCTGCTGCATTCGGAGCTTCCGTATACCCCAACGCCATTTCGAAGAAATTTTCCTTGAAGTCCGGGTTCCATTCTGTGGTCATGAGCACTGTTTCCTGCTTTTCGGGCGCGAATGATGCACCAAGCTTCATCCACTTGCTCAGAGGTTCCGAGAGCTTGACGTCCGGGCTTGCACCCAGTTCAAGTAGTTCCTGGAAGGCTGTTTGGTTATCAGCGAGGTAGGACCAAAGTAGCAGCGTCATACCTGCTGGAGATTGGTAGTTGATATCCAGTGTTGGTGCAATTTCTGAACGCACGGAAGCTGCACCATCCTTGCTGGCAATTGTATCGCAGTGAGCTCGGTAAGATGTGTTACTAGCGAAGGTTGTACTGGGAAGTGATTCACTCCATGCGATCGGGAAATCTGGAAGCGTTGGGGAGTGGAAACGTCCATTCTGATTACTAGGGAGGCGCAATTCCTTTTGCAAAGTCACAAATTCGCTTGGATCGGCCATTTTCTGAATTGCCAAGGAAATGTCGTCCAGCAGCCTAGTGCCGTCTTCGGAAGTGAGGGACGGATCCGCGTTCTTAGCAAGTAACCATCGACAAACAGGAATTGCGAAGACTCCATGGATATCCCGTTTTATCGCGTAACGGCATGCGGTAAGTCCCTTCTTGTCCATCGCATTGACATCCACCCCCATCAGAACTAGTAATTGCAAATCTCTTTTCTTGATATTGTGCAATCCAGAATTGACACCTAGATACACATGAAGGAGCGTCATTCCATCACTGTTTCTTTGGTTGGGCTGATGGATGTACTTCATCGCTACACAAAAGAATTCGCTCCGCAGGTAGGCATGGCCGACGATCGAGAAGAGGACTGTGTCGCCAGCAAAGTGCTGAAATGTAACTTCGGCTCCCTCAGTAGAAGCAATGGTCGTTTTCAACGGAATATGCGGGTTGGCACCGTATTCCAATAGCATTTCAAACGCCTCTACATTTCCCTCCATCATCGACCAGAACAACAAAGTCATTCCATTTAGTTCGGGAGAATTGATGTCAGCATTTTCGTCGAGCATTTCTCGAAGTAGAGAGAGGTTGTTCCTCGAAATTGTCTCTGCGATTCTCAAATTGTACGGCGTTGAGAACAATTCGAAGGCACTACGATCAATCAGTCTAAGCTCGTTGGTCTGCGCAATAGCAGGTGCCATTGCTGCAAGCAAATACAAGAAAGTAAGTAGAAGCACTGATAGCAGATTCCTACCGGGGAGCATCATGGTCGTACACATTCCAATTGGGATCGGTATGTAGAATTCCGTAGTATATTGCATCAAATTGATGTGACCTGAACATCTTGAACGATGCAAGGGGGATCTTGCCCAACGCTATCGAGATCTTAGCAGCGATTGTCAAGAACTGATTTTTCCATTCGTCCAAATCATCAGGAAGGCTTCTTAGGAGCAACTTAGCCTCATCAAACTGTGTTCGTTCAGATTCAAAAAGATTGAAGTGACCTTCAATAGATACTTGCCGTCCTACCGCTCTAGGCAGAGCAGTGACGTGTGTTTGTAAGAACGTCAATAAATCCGGCAATGAGCGTTCAGTGCTAACAAACTCATTTACTGCGTACGCGGTAATGAGTGATTCCGCTCTGTCAAAGTTCAACATTGCTGCTCTGTAAGCAGGTATCAATGGGATCGTATGTGGTTGGAGACCAGCGGCATTGAAGGTTCTAGCTTGAATTCCAGTCAACAGAGACGCCGCGCTTGCCATGCCCCCCCCGAGGGAATGCCCGCTGATCGAAAGACTACTTTCAACAGGGGAAAGCTGTGCCAAATAGTAGGTTAGATCCATTGCTGCGATATACTGCGGCTCACCGTTTGTGAGGAGCTGTCGAACATTCGATATGAGATCCTCTGGTGTATCGAGGTCGGTCCCTGCAAAAGAGATTATGTAGCCACCGGATACATAATCTCGGTAGAGACCAGCTTTGAATCCAAGTGGAAATATCGGACTGCCAATATCTCTTCTCGCATTAAACAAGTACGTAAGTATTAAGGCTTGGAAGCTCTGATTCAGATCTGAATCTTCTAGCCATTTTTCAACCTGTTCTTGATCGATGTACTGCAGCGACATGTCCGGGTGTGAACCCTTAGCGTAGACCGCTTCTGCAGCAGCTGCACTACGCAATTCCGGCATTGAATTAAGCGCTGGGAAGAATGTATTGGCGTTCACTGCCATATATTTAACTTCGTCAGTTGCTTTAACAATTTCTGATGTGCTCCAAATGGTAGCCTTGATGCGATCATCCGGTTTGTGGAGAGTATCGACATCAATCTTAACGTCATGGCCGGTGGTAATCTGAATTGCCTCTAACCAGAGGACTACTCTTCCGTTATACGGATTGTAGTTCAGCTCTGAGAGTGTAAAGTCACCAATCAAATCTCCGTCGGGCGTACCCAAAAGACGTCGGTTGGCATTGTATTTTGGCGCGTCCCAAATATTGATCGTGCCAGACGGCTTGTTCTTCCTCAATTCCTCTAAGCGTATGACAATCTCGGATGGAGGGATATGTGTTGGCAACTGTATGACAAGTGGTGTAAATTGATTAGCGTCCTTGTAGAGCATCTTGCCTATGGCAAACCTGTTGGATTCAAGTTCTTCTTCCCAATCGTCCAATTCAGGGAAAAATGTGCCATTGTCGTTGTCGCTATCGATATCTAGATCAATTCCCCAAACCATTACGTCAAGCGAAGCTACTTGAATGCTATTTAAATTGCAGGAGTCGAACGGAGAACTGTTGTCTTGTTGTGTGGGGGCCCAAGTTAGATTGATGGGGGTGCGATGCAACGCGATGCCCTCGACATACAGTGTCTCTTGACCTGTATAGGGAAGTGTGGGGACGGTGAGCATGTCGCTTGGACCACCCGCATAATACATGTAGGGAAGGACGAGATTGTTCTTCTGCGGCGAATCCCAAAGTCGAATCGTAGAAAGATCGTAGCTCAAATAAAAGCGACCATCGTCTGCACTCATCTCCTCGGTCAACATCGGGGTGAAGTCCACTGGAAGCAGATCGTCGTCCAAGAATCCACGTTCAAATTGATCACTCAGACCACTTTCGTCATCGTCGTCGTCATTGCGCAATACGTCCATCTCCAGCATTGGGTAAGTAACTGCCCCTTGATCATCGTCGGAGACGGTCAGAGTTAGGGGATAGAGTGAATCGCCATAGACTCGCGGCAACCTGAACTCAACGGTCTTAGCGGGAGTGTTGGAACAGGTATAGAACTGGCTGAACACGTTGCTGTTGGCCGTGGTCCCATCGGCCCAAGTAACACTGGCTGTATGAAGGTCATGAATGCCAGGGTCTAGAAAGCTTGCTTGGAGCACGGTCCAGGCATCTCCGTGGGAGTCAACCTCGTGACCGATCTGTGGCCGGCCAACAAGTCGAGGTGGTACATTCACCACTTCCAAAGTCAGTGAGTCCGTTT
Coding sequences within it:
- a CDS encoding sulfatase family protein — protein: MKSIYFAAMFACVLGSVSAGERPNVLLFTADDLHAESLGVYGGKPADLTPNLDAFATESLLFNRAHVNVAICAPCRAVIATGRYSHRSGAMGFMPAREDVPDIVTTLQAAGYYTGILGKVGHSTPKKSMQWDYHFDQQELGNGRNPELYYQRSQAFFKECQTHQQPFYFMVNSHDPHRPFCNPAKLTKGAAMPSQIYAPEDVDVPGFLPDLPGVRAELATYLNSTRRLDDTFGKVMQALQEAGAAENTLVLFITDNGIAVPFAKCNAWFHSSRSPLLVRWPSTIKPGTRDDQHFVSVVDFFPTILEATGVEAPSGLDGRSFLPLLQGNSQEGRDYVYTQIDSKAGGAAVPMRSVQNDQFGYIYNPFSDGDYWYRNNNEGQTMAAMNQAAQTDPTLAARIDLFRHRVPEEFYDLRNDPDCLHNLIDDPDQAESVNALRDKLVEQMKSTEDPMLAAFLNRDDRVKVDAVLLATYGVRKNERPLAK
- a CDS encoding ankyrin repeat domain-containing protein; its protein translation is MHRGEVLPDSNDNDFTQHLELSNRSSPKQLAAPLRKSPPANRVIRCMLGGFVLSCFTASVSYVLLQMVFHLARPKIALTVSRPAVTMRAKSSWNPIDLFHDSATLELCAAISSRDYLELDRLLKQPRDLNQTGKSGITVLHWAYFENDLVAFTTLLKAGASPDIVFTENVETDFYGFFKDSTLPLDSAQHRGYGMPFFEASLPYIRTPNHLAPFLGRTILHAYIAYCSGASGPPVIEMMGKILETGVDPNIVDADGATAAGVALYLNMIDECIFLLEAGKNTPNAQATNAAVRELLITKLKGNQIAKNGRAITAELHALQAWLDANPPPTP
- a CDS encoding ankyrin repeat domain-containing protein; its protein translation is MLDENADINSPELNGMTLLFWSMMEGNVEAFEMLLEYGANPHIPLKTTIASTEGAEVTFQHFAGDTVLFSIVGHAYLRSEFFCVAMKYIHQPNQRNSDGMTLLHVYLGVNSGLHNIKKRDLQLLVLMGVDVNAMDKKGLTACRYAIKRDIHGVFAIPVCRWLLAKNADPSLTSEDGTRLLDDISLAIQKMADPSEFVTLQKELRLPSNQNGRFHSPTLPDFPIAWSESLPSTTFASNTSYRAHCDTIASKDGAASVRSEIAPTLDINYQSPAGMTLLLWSYLADNQTAFQELLELGASPDVKLSEPLSKWMKLGASFAPEKQETVLMTTEWNPDFKENFFEMALGYTEAPNAADLHGRNILHRFLYYPRPEQTHLLQKIIKTGIDLDAKTLAGMTACHLAARHNPRFIPVLVDAGADPHIRNRLGESTLQLLSQVDHPTEEHQRVLEWLVERSARE